In a single window of the uncultured Pseudodesulfovibrio sp. genome:
- the pfkB gene encoding 1-phosphofructokinase — translation MQNKGKRIVTVTMNPAIDLACTVPGFAAGAVNRVAGYQSDAAGKGVNIAGLLRKFDLPVTVSGFLGTENARIFEKRFADLGMTDEFVRVPGETRIGIKVLDPESKSTTDINFPGLAPDAKHMDRLAEIIEQLSIEAGIVVIAGSLPVGVAPDSVGRLIRIIKDQGAKAVVDTSGPALAAAVEAGPWLIKPNDAELAELVGRPMDSLDDMVAEARRMNASGIATVAVSLGARGAVFVEDGQAMLSQPPKIEAVSTVGAGDAMIGGLVAGMALGLPLKERVRMATALSAATVMQAGPALHDLNTAKTLEPRIAITTFQGGG, via the coding sequence ATGCAGAACAAAGGGAAACGCATCGTCACCGTGACCATGAACCCCGCCATCGACCTGGCCTGCACGGTTCCGGGCTTCGCGGCCGGAGCGGTCAACCGCGTGGCCGGGTACCAATCCGACGCGGCGGGCAAGGGCGTGAACATCGCCGGGCTGCTGCGCAAGTTCGACCTGCCGGTAACCGTGTCCGGTTTCCTGGGCACGGAGAACGCCCGGATATTCGAAAAACGGTTCGCGGACCTGGGCATGACCGATGAGTTCGTCCGGGTGCCCGGCGAGACCCGCATCGGCATCAAGGTCCTCGACCCCGAGAGCAAATCCACCACGGACATCAACTTCCCCGGACTCGCTCCGGACGCGAAACACATGGACCGCCTTGCCGAGATCATTGAGCAGTTGTCGATCGAGGCCGGGATCGTGGTCATCGCGGGGAGCCTGCCGGTGGGCGTGGCCCCGGATTCGGTGGGACGGCTGATACGGATCATCAAGGACCAGGGCGCCAAGGCGGTGGTCGACACCAGCGGCCCGGCACTGGCCGCCGCCGTCGAGGCCGGGCCGTGGCTGATCAAGCCCAACGACGCCGAACTGGCCGAATTGGTCGGACGGCCCATGGACTCCCTCGACGACATGGTGGCCGAAGCGCGGCGCATGAACGCGAGCGGTATCGCCACCGTGGCCGTATCTCTGGGCGCACGCGGGGCCGTGTTCGTGGAGGACGGCCAGGCCATGCTGTCACAGCCGCCAAAGATCGAGGCGGTCAGCACGGTCGGGGCCGGGGACGCCATGATCGGCGGTCTGGTGGCCGGGATGGCGCTTGGCCTGCCCCTTAAGGAGCGGGTCCGCATGGCCACGGCCCTGTCCGCGGCCACGGTCATGCAGGCCGGTCCGGCCCTGCACGACCTCAACACTGCAAAGACCTTGGAACCCAGAATAGCAATCACCACTTTCCAGGGAGGAGGATAA
- a CDS encoding MarR family winged helix-turn-helix transcriptional regulator: protein MNSEKIMAFDQGSPGRRFSIIQRLSLIYLSGPLSESGISKSKIPYLMKILTSPGIVQEDLTNYLCLDRAATARALQSLENKGFVYREEDTEDRRRKKVYPTSKAERLQGEMVEILDAHNDVLLSGLDSAERTQLMSLLDRVIDNLHQGLDRRLPESGE, encoded by the coding sequence ATGAATTCCGAAAAGATAATGGCATTTGATCAGGGGTCTCCGGGCCGGAGGTTCTCGATCATTCAGCGGCTGAGCCTGATCTACCTGTCCGGACCGTTGTCCGAATCGGGCATCAGCAAGAGCAAGATTCCCTACCTGATGAAGATACTGACCTCTCCGGGGATCGTTCAGGAGGATCTGACCAACTATCTGTGCCTCGACCGCGCGGCGACCGCCAGGGCTCTTCAGTCCCTGGAAAACAAGGGGTTCGTATACCGCGAAGAGGATACGGAGGACCGCCGCCGCAAGAAGGTCTACCCGACCTCCAAGGCGGAGCGTCTGCAAGGGGAGATGGTCGAAATACTCGACGCGCACAACGACGTCCTGCTTTCCGGCCTCGATTCGGCGGAACGGACCCAGCTCATGTCCCTGCTCGACAGGGTCATAGACAATCTCCATCAGGGACTGGACAGGCGACTTCCCGAATCCGGGGAGTGA
- a CDS encoding PTS fructose-like transporter subunit IIB, whose product MSRIVAVTACPTGVAHTIMAAEALKKVGASMGHDVQVETQGAEGARYVLSQESIKAACVVIIAADIHVDVSRFQGKPLYAVTTSEAIRKTEEVINAALAEAKAMAAAKVEEKPVNENKFIVGVTSCPTGIAHTFMAAEALRKAGEGLGHEIKIETQGSVGAKNVLTDEDIARADAVVIAADAFVDTNRFAGKPLYETTTKAALHDGTQVIKSALSAAPGAKKDLGSQVDELKKERSASRTGPYRHLMTGVSYMLPVVVAGGLLIALAFAFGGIYAGDKTGTFGWALMQIGGGGAFSLFVPVLGAFIAFSIAQRPGITPGLVGGALATTVGSGFLGGIVAGFIAGYLTQFLNDKIKLPQNLEGLKPVLILPFLSTLIVGLLMIYVIGPPVKIVLTALSEWLKSMQSTSAVLLGLLLGAMMAFDMGGPVNKAAYTFGVGLLSSNIYAPMAAIMAAGMTPPLGLALAATLFKSRFTEDEQEASKAAFVLGISFITEGAIPYAARDPFRVIPCIMLGSAVTGALSMAFKCTLMVPHGGIFVLPIPNAVTGLVAYAATIVIGSLITTGALFVAKRPLKTSAE is encoded by the coding sequence ATGTCCAGAATCGTCGCAGTCACCGCATGTCCCACCGGGGTGGCCCACACCATCATGGCCGCCGAGGCGCTGAAAAAGGTCGGCGCGAGCATGGGCCATGACGTCCAGGTCGAAACCCAGGGGGCCGAGGGTGCCCGGTACGTCCTCTCCCAGGAGAGCATCAAGGCCGCGTGCGTGGTCATCATCGCGGCCGACATCCATGTGGATGTCTCGCGATTCCAGGGCAAGCCGCTCTATGCCGTGACCACCAGCGAGGCCATCCGCAAGACCGAGGAGGTCATCAACGCGGCATTGGCCGAGGCAAAGGCTATGGCGGCGGCAAAGGTCGAGGAGAAACCGGTGAACGAAAATAAATTCATCGTCGGCGTGACCTCCTGCCCCACCGGCATCGCCCACACCTTCATGGCTGCCGAGGCGTTGCGCAAGGCGGGCGAAGGGCTGGGCCACGAGATCAAGATCGAGACCCAGGGCTCGGTGGGGGCCAAGAACGTGCTCACCGACGAGGACATCGCCCGCGCCGACGCGGTGGTCATCGCGGCCGACGCCTTTGTGGACACCAACAGGTTCGCCGGGAAACCGCTGTACGAGACCACCACCAAGGCGGCCCTGCACGACGGCACACAGGTCATCAAGTCCGCCCTGTCCGCCGCGCCTGGCGCGAAAAAGGATCTGGGCAGCCAGGTCGACGAACTCAAGAAGGAACGGTCCGCGAGCCGAACCGGCCCCTACCGCCACCTGATGACCGGCGTGTCCTACATGCTGCCGGTGGTCGTGGCGGGCGGCCTGCTCATCGCCCTGGCCTTCGCCTTTGGCGGCATCTACGCGGGCGACAAGACCGGCACCTTCGGCTGGGCGTTGATGCAGATCGGCGGCGGGGGCGCGTTCTCGCTGTTCGTGCCGGTTCTCGGCGCGTTCATCGCCTTTTCCATCGCCCAGCGGCCGGGCATCACGCCCGGACTGGTCGGCGGCGCGCTCGCCACCACCGTGGGCTCGGGGTTCCTGGGCGGCATCGTGGCGGGCTTCATCGCCGGTTACCTGACCCAGTTCCTGAACGACAAGATCAAGCTTCCGCAAAATCTGGAAGGACTCAAGCCGGTGCTCATCCTGCCGTTTCTGTCCACCCTGATCGTCGGGTTGCTGATGATCTACGTCATCGGCCCGCCGGTGAAGATCGTGCTGACCGCCCTGTCCGAATGGCTCAAGAGCATGCAGAGCACCAGCGCAGTGCTGCTCGGACTGCTGCTGGGCGCGATGATGGCCTTCGACATGGGCGGCCCGGTGAACAAGGCCGCATACACCTTCGGCGTGGGGCTGCTCTCCTCGAACATCTACGCGCCCATGGCCGCGATCATGGCAGCGGGCATGACGCCTCCGCTCGGCTTGGCCCTGGCCGCCACCCTGTTCAAGAGCCGCTTCACCGAGGACGAGCAGGAGGCCAGCAAGGCCGCCTTCGTGCTCGGCATCTCCTTCATCACCGAGGGCGCCATCCCCTATGCGGCCCGCGACCCGTTCCGGGTCATCCCGTGCATCATGCTCGGCTCGGCTGTGACCGGAGCCCTGTCCATGGCCTTCAAGTGCACCCTCATGGTCCCCCACGGCGGCATCTTCGTCCTCCCCATCCCCAACGCGGTCACCGGCCTGGTGGCATACGCAGCCACCATCGTCATCGGCTCCCTCATCACCACCGGAGCCCTGTTCGTGGCCAAGCGACCGTTAAAGACGTCAGCCGAATAA
- a CDS encoding pirin family protein codes for MQRTIKQLFKGRAVTEGAGVKLRRLFSDFEAELFDPFLMLDDFRSDKPEDFLAGFPWHPHRGIETITYVTMGDVEHGDSLGNKGVITTGAVQWMTAGSGIIHQEMPKGDSQGRMHGFQLWANLPARDKMMDPRYRDITAANIPVVQRPDGTTIKVIAGTLDGSRGPMEEIVIDPEYLDCALPPGAAFLHPTRAGHTVFVYVIGGSAEIDGQTVADRDLVLFNDGSQLLVQAGEMGARFLLVSGAPLREPIAWRGPIVMNTQEELDVAFEEYRKGTFIKHAPEGKA; via the coding sequence ATGCAACGGACCATCAAGCAGCTCTTCAAGGGGCGGGCCGTGACCGAGGGCGCGGGCGTCAAATTGCGACGGCTGTTCAGCGACTTCGAGGCCGAGCTGTTCGACCCCTTTCTCATGCTTGACGACTTCAGGTCCGACAAGCCCGAGGACTTCCTGGCCGGGTTCCCCTGGCACCCGCACCGGGGCATCGAGACGATCACCTATGTGACCATGGGCGACGTGGAGCACGGCGACAGCCTCGGCAACAAGGGTGTCATCACCACCGGGGCCGTGCAGTGGATGACCGCCGGGAGCGGCATCATCCATCAGGAGATGCCCAAGGGCGACAGCCAGGGTCGCATGCACGGCTTCCAGCTCTGGGCCAATCTCCCGGCCCGGGACAAGATGATGGACCCGCGCTATCGCGACATCACCGCCGCCAACATCCCCGTGGTCCAGCGGCCGGACGGCACGACCATCAAGGTCATCGCCGGGACCCTGGACGGCTCTCGCGGTCCCATGGAGGAGATCGTCATCGATCCCGAGTATCTGGATTGTGCCCTGCCGCCGGGTGCCGCCTTCCTGCACCCCACCAGGGCAGGGCATACCGTGTTTGTCTACGTTATCGGCGGCAGCGCCGAGATCGACGGCCAGACCGTGGCCGATCGCGATCTCGTCCTGTTCAACGACGGTTCCCAGCTACTGGTCCAGGCCGGGGAGATGGGTGCCCGCTTCCTGCTTGTCTCCGGCGCGCCCCTGCGCGAACCCATCGCCTGGCGCGGCCCCATTGTCATGAACACCCAGGAGGAACTCGACGTCGCCTTCGAGGAATACCGCAAGGGTACGTTCATCAAACACGCGCCCGAGGGCAAGGCGTAG
- the ptsP gene encoding phosphoenolpyruvate--protein phosphotransferase, with amino-acid sequence MEMTKGNIVLNAEPSGKLQAIEQVGEVLVREGCIRPAYIDSMKRREEVANTYLGNGISIPHGLPENRDDILKTAIAILQVPQGVTWNPGEVVKLVVGIAAKSDEHIEILTNLTHVLDDPATVEKMATTDDPAYIIQALSGETGASKRPAPQLDVADFDHSVDVTVMNPHGLHARPATTFLDIAKLFDSTIVVEYDGRSGNGKSLASLLKLGVGSGKIIRIHAKGHDARQALTALKDAVDTGLGEVEEKKAAARSAHGWVPNDVKRTIPGCTASPGLASGPIRQFTHRRIVVEAMAKDPEHELSELAHAIAAAKSNLRMLYNEVRSRSGEPQAAIFRAHEAFLDDPELLAETRDRIQNGNSAGFAWRQVIDDRVRGMEQHDDEVLAARAMDLRDVGRRVLRHLAGVLQDEPFTSDEPVILAAEDLTPSDTAMLDPALILGFCTAGGGPTSHSAIIARSLDIPAIVAAGPAVLEIEDGTMAILDGDTGNLYLEPSVADVETAARTRQRIQEERDAEFRTRYEPALTTDGVRVEVAANIGKASEAEKAVEGGGEGVGLLRTEFLFLDRETAPDEEEQYQSYKSMVEALNGLPLIVRTLDIGGDKAVSYLDLPAEDNPFLGERGIRLCLNRPELFLTQLRAIYRASRHGPLRIMFPMIATLDELAAGKRLAEKARIEVGADPVDIGIMVEVPSVAVMAREFAKEVAFFSVGTNDLTQYVMAMDRVHPTLAAQADSLHPAVLRMIDQVVRAADEAGIWTGVCGGLAGEPLGAIILAGLGVKELSMVIPSIASVKARLRSISMKQAREIARQALACADNNQVRAIELP; translated from the coding sequence ATGGAGATGACCAAGGGCAATATCGTCTTGAACGCGGAACCCTCCGGCAAGTTGCAGGCCATCGAACAGGTCGGCGAAGTCCTGGTCCGCGAGGGCTGCATCCGCCCCGCGTACATAGACAGCATGAAACGGCGCGAAGAGGTGGCAAACACCTATCTGGGCAACGGCATCTCCATTCCACACGGGCTACCGGAGAACCGGGACGACATTCTCAAAACCGCTATCGCCATCCTTCAGGTGCCCCAGGGGGTGACCTGGAACCCGGGCGAAGTCGTCAAGCTGGTGGTGGGTATCGCCGCCAAATCCGACGAGCACATCGAGATCCTGACCAACCTGACTCACGTGCTGGACGACCCGGCCACTGTGGAGAAGATGGCCACCACGGACGACCCCGCCTACATCATCCAGGCTTTGAGCGGGGAAACAGGAGCCAGCAAGCGACCGGCCCCGCAACTCGACGTCGCCGATTTCGATCACTCCGTGGACGTCACGGTCATGAATCCACACGGGCTGCACGCCCGTCCCGCGACCACGTTCCTGGACATCGCCAAGCTCTTCGACTCGACCATCGTGGTCGAGTACGACGGCCGCTCGGGCAACGGCAAAAGCCTGGCCTCCCTGCTCAAGCTCGGCGTGGGCTCGGGCAAGATCATCCGCATCCACGCCAAGGGCCATGACGCACGGCAGGCGCTGACCGCCCTGAAGGATGCCGTGGACACGGGCCTGGGCGAAGTCGAAGAGAAGAAGGCGGCAGCCCGCTCGGCCCATGGCTGGGTCCCGAACGATGTGAAGCGGACAATCCCCGGCTGCACGGCCTCCCCCGGGCTGGCTTCCGGCCCCATCCGCCAGTTCACCCACCGCCGCATCGTGGTCGAGGCCATGGCCAAGGACCCGGAGCACGAACTTTCCGAACTGGCACATGCCATCGCCGCAGCCAAAAGCAACCTGCGCATGCTCTACAACGAGGTCCGATCCCGGTCCGGCGAGCCGCAGGCCGCCATCTTCCGCGCCCACGAAGCGTTTCTGGACGACCCGGAACTGCTGGCCGAGACCAGGGACCGCATCCAAAACGGCAATAGCGCCGGGTTCGCGTGGCGACAGGTCATCGACGATCGCGTCCGGGGCATGGAGCAGCACGACGACGAGGTCCTGGCCGCCCGGGCCATGGACCTGAGAGACGTGGGCCGACGGGTTCTGCGCCATCTGGCGGGCGTGCTCCAGGACGAACCGTTCACATCCGACGAACCGGTAATCCTCGCGGCCGAAGACCTGACGCCCTCGGACACCGCCATGCTCGATCCCGCGCTCATCCTGGGGTTCTGTACGGCGGGCGGCGGACCCACTTCGCATTCGGCGATCATCGCCCGCTCCCTGGATATCCCGGCCATCGTGGCCGCGGGTCCGGCCGTGCTCGAAATCGAGGACGGCACCATGGCCATTCTGGACGGGGACACCGGCAATCTCTACCTGGAGCCGAGCGTGGCGGACGTCGAGACCGCCGCCCGGACCAGGCAGCGCATCCAGGAGGAGCGCGACGCGGAATTCCGGACGCGATACGAACCGGCCCTGACCACGGACGGGGTACGCGTGGAGGTGGCGGCCAACATCGGCAAGGCCAGCGAAGCGGAAAAGGCCGTGGAGGGCGGAGGAGAAGGCGTCGGCCTGCTGCGTACGGAATTTCTCTTCCTGGACCGGGAAACCGCCCCGGACGAAGAAGAACAATACCAGAGCTACAAGTCCATGGTGGAAGCCCTGAACGGGCTGCCGCTGATCGTCCGCACCCTGGACATCGGCGGGGACAAGGCCGTGTCCTATCTGGACCTGCCCGCCGAGGACAACCCCTTCCTCGGCGAACGCGGCATCCGACTGTGCCTGAACCGGCCGGAACTCTTTCTGACCCAGCTCAGAGCCATCTACCGCGCCTCCAGACACGGACCGCTGCGCATCATGTTCCCCATGATCGCTACCCTGGACGAGCTGGCCGCCGGAAAGCGGCTGGCCGAAAAGGCGCGCATCGAGGTCGGGGCCGACCCCGTGGACATCGGCATCATGGTCGAGGTCCCATCCGTGGCCGTCATGGCCCGCGAGTTCGCCAAAGAGGTGGCCTTCTTCTCGGTGGGGACCAACGACCTGACCCAGTACGTCATGGCCATGGATCGGGTGCACCCCACTCTGGCGGCCCAGGCGGACAGTCTGCACCCGGCGGTGTTGCGCATGATCGACCAGGTGGTCCGTGCTGCCGACGAGGCGGGCATCTGGACCGGCGTGTGCGGCGGGCTGGCCGGAGAGCCGCTCGGCGCAATCATCCTCGCCGGGCTGGGGGTCAAGGAGCTGAGCATGGTCATTCCGAGCATCGCCTCGGTCAAGGCCCGGCTGCGGTCCATCTCCATGAAACAGGCCCGCGAGATCGCGCGCCAGGCACTGGCCTGCGCCGACAACAATCAGGTCCGGGCCATCGAATTGCCCTAG
- a CDS encoding cytidylate kinase family protein, translating to MKKTCKRLFVAIVGLGIMAFGVAFSVKADLGVSPISCIPYVYSLKLDFSLGELTIMMNTLFVLAQFLILRKRYTLLHLSQLAAVTVFGFCIDFALYVIGGLNVTAYVWQVMVCLLSCVLIALGVFFLVKANLTYLPGDGLAVVVSDTFKKEFGKLKVTLDSSMVIIGLASSFIFLHRLAGIREGTVIAALLVGSLVKFYNSKIHWLDAWLGNDAAGADQLETLSGGFGQHLVVTISREYGSGGHGIGQEIAKKLGIDFYDKELINITAEKSGFTEEYIRDNEQKLAGTLLDELYMQSYAYVKDEIPPSDVLFLVQSKIIRDIAAKGPCVIVGRCANFVLKDNPNCFNVFVHADEEFRKAKMVNEYGVDASISNKELEKMDRQRANYCQEYTGQDWRDSTNYHVTINSALYGSDAEIADRIIEVIPERIRHPQATAAELDKAA from the coding sequence TTGAAGAAAACATGTAAAAGACTTTTTGTCGCCATAGTCGGTCTGGGCATCATGGCCTTCGGCGTGGCGTTTTCGGTTAAAGCCGATCTGGGCGTGTCCCCCATCTCCTGCATACCGTATGTATACAGCCTGAAGCTCGACTTCTCCCTGGGCGAACTGACCATCATGATGAACACCCTGTTCGTTCTGGCCCAGTTCCTCATCCTGCGGAAGCGGTACACCCTGCTGCACCTCTCCCAGCTTGCGGCGGTCACGGTGTTCGGCTTTTGCATCGACTTCGCCCTGTACGTCATCGGCGGCCTCAACGTGACCGCATACGTCTGGCAGGTCATGGTCTGCTTGTTGAGCTGCGTGCTCATCGCCCTGGGCGTCTTTTTTCTGGTCAAGGCCAATCTCACCTATCTGCCGGGCGACGGTCTTGCTGTCGTGGTCTCCGACACCTTCAAGAAGGAGTTCGGCAAGCTGAAGGTCACCCTGGACAGTTCCATGGTCATCATCGGCCTGGCCAGTTCCTTCATCTTCCTGCACCGGCTGGCTGGCATCCGTGAAGGAACCGTCATCGCGGCGCTCCTGGTCGGCTCCCTGGTCAAATTCTACAACAGCAAGATTCACTGGCTCGACGCGTGGCTGGGCAACGACGCGGCCGGAGCGGATCAGCTCGAGACCCTGTCCGGTGGATTCGGCCAGCATCTCGTGGTGACCATCTCCCGCGAGTATGGCAGCGGCGGCCACGGTATCGGCCAGGAAATCGCGAAGAAACTGGGTATCGATTTCTATGACAAGGAGTTGATCAACATTACGGCCGAAAAGAGCGGTTTCACCGAGGAGTACATCCGGGACAACGAGCAGAAGCTCGCCGGTACGCTGCTCGACGAGCTCTATATGCAGAGCTATGCCTACGTGAAGGATGAGATTCCGCCGTCCGACGTGCTCTTCCTGGTGCAGAGCAAGATCATCCGCGACATCGCCGCCAAGGGCCCCTGCGTCATCGTGGGCCGCTGCGCCAACTTCGTCCTCAAGGACAATCCGAACTGTTTCAACGTCTTCGTCCATGCAGACGAGGAGTTCCGCAAGGCCAAGATGGTCAACGAATACGGTGTGGACGCGTCCATTTCCAACAAGGAACTGGAAAAGATGGATCGTCAGCGGGCCAATTACTGCCAGGAATACACGGGGCAGGACTGGCGCGATTCGACCAACTATCACGTCACCATAAACAGCGCGCTGTACGGCAGCGATGCGGAAATCGCCGACAGGATCATCGAGGTCATCCCCGAAAGAATCCGGCATCCCCAAGCCACTGCCGCGGAGCTCGACAAGGCCGCGTAG
- a CDS encoding cytochrome ubiquinol oxidase subunit I, with the protein MEYPIWHLTTLGGGFWIALIATVHVYVAHFAVGGGLFLVLTERAAYKSNNIHLLEYAKKHTRFFLLLTMAFGGVTGVAIWLTVALLAPEATITLIHQFVFGWAAEWVCFLGEIVALIIYYYAWNRMDRRDHMIVGWLYFMFGWLSLFLINGIIGFMLTPGDWLQTKSFWDGFFNPSFWPSLVFRSFFSAVCAGLFGFVTATRIADEATRLRTVRVCAAWTVLGVLAVFLSGWWYVAAMPPEQYEMILYKSNRVAYFMQYFWIFGTATVIGGLLLALKTPKTLSFTMALVVLVIGQGLFGSFEFIREAGRKPYLIWDTVYSSSILKAHVPNLDQNGAIATAKWAPPELANGITDENIKVAGEFLFQLECSACHSVRGPMNDITKVTAQYDVNGMDAFLTGMGKLNKYMPPFIGTPVERKALARYIAEDLNGVAPVEAPPVAEQAEPESAPFDSETSEYTLVGWCSRGMGFFSQNDKWTLLPPSNVIRAQLVLRDPAPERITDDVTITYAIEPDQDDKTLNGTLELNEKAGRFEARVAIPPYVKNGEYNPLPIVTLTAKDGSGKVLATAKLAAPTSDQMGCFNCHSGKWNKDGSGVTKGTVENILVTHDRMNSTQLAQTQGVVECTSCHDDPLQGAEGNKDKPNLSAAIHGVHAIYMAGRGAEDSCLKCHPQSTLRGRHEEVGFTCTDCHGMIEDLSISLLKAEQERGVPGAGRILARITPRTMSNKEAIKPRKPWVNEPDCLTCHVEFGPPETDSAFNTWTESADKLFAARRDEMDAMHCGACHGSPHAIYPATPRDNVMPLQYMDEAQPLGAGGNCTVCHRDSMEYPAHHPGMGLE; encoded by the coding sequence ATGGAATATCCCATCTGGCATCTGACCACTCTGGGCGGCGGCTTCTGGATTGCCCTGATCGCCACCGTGCATGTCTACGTAGCCCACTTCGCCGTGGGCGGCGGTTTGTTCCTGGTCCTGACGGAACGGGCGGCCTACAAGTCGAACAACATCCATCTGCTTGAATACGCCAAGAAGCACACCCGGTTCTTCCTGCTCCTGACCATGGCCTTCGGCGGCGTGACCGGCGTGGCCATCTGGCTGACGGTGGCCCTGCTGGCGCCCGAGGCGACCATTACGCTCATCCACCAGTTCGTCTTCGGCTGGGCGGCGGAGTGGGTCTGCTTCCTGGGCGAGATCGTGGCCCTGATCATCTACTACTACGCCTGGAACCGCATGGACCGGCGTGATCACATGATCGTCGGCTGGCTCTATTTCATGTTCGGCTGGTTGTCCCTGTTCCTGATCAACGGGATCATCGGCTTCATGCTCACCCCGGGCGACTGGCTGCAGACCAAGAGTTTCTGGGACGGTTTCTTCAATCCGTCCTTCTGGCCCTCGCTGGTCTTCCGCTCGTTCTTCTCGGCCGTGTGCGCCGGTCTGTTCGGCTTTGTCACGGCCACCCGCATTGCCGACGAAGCGACCCGGCTGCGTACCGTCCGGGTCTGCGCGGCCTGGACCGTGCTCGGCGTGCTGGCCGTGTTCCTGTCCGGCTGGTGGTACGTGGCCGCCATGCCGCCCGAGCAGTATGAGATGATCCTCTACAAGTCCAACCGCGTCGCCTACTTCATGCAATACTTCTGGATCTTCGGCACTGCCACGGTCATCGGCGGGCTGCTGTTGGCCCTGAAGACCCCGAAGACCCTGTCGTTCACCATGGCGCTGGTGGTCCTGGTCATCGGCCAGGGGCTGTTCGGTTCCTTCGAGTTCATCCGCGAGGCGGGGCGCAAGCCGTACCTCATCTGGGATACCGTCTACTCGTCCTCCATCCTCAAGGCCCATGTGCCGAACCTCGATCAGAACGGGGCCATCGCCACGGCCAAGTGGGCTCCGCCCGAGCTGGCCAACGGGATTACCGACGAAAACATCAAGGTGGCCGGCGAATTCCTGTTCCAGCTGGAATGTTCGGCCTGCCACTCGGTGCGCGGCCCCATGAACGACATCACCAAGGTCACCGCCCAGTATGATGTGAACGGCATGGACGCCTTCCTGACCGGCATGGGCAAGCTGAACAAGTACATGCCTCCGTTCATCGGCACCCCGGTCGAGCGCAAGGCCCTGGCCCGCTACATCGCCGAGGACCTGAACGGCGTCGCGCCGGTGGAGGCTCCCCCGGTCGCGGAGCAGGCCGAACCCGAGTCCGCGCCCTTTGATTCCGAAACCTCGGAATACACCCTGGTGGGCTGGTGTTCGCGCGGCATGGGCTTCTTCTCCCAGAACGACAAGTGGACCCTGCTGCCTCCGTCCAACGTCATCCGCGCCCAGCTCGTGCTCCGCGACCCCGCGCCCGAACGGATTACGGACGATGTGACCATTACCTACGCTATCGAGCCGGACCAGGACGACAAGACCCTGAACGGAACATTGGAGCTCAACGAGAAAGCGGGCCGCTTCGAGGCGCGTGTGGCCATTCCGCCCTACGTCAAGAACGGCGAATACAACCCGCTGCCCATCGTCACCCTCACGGCCAAGGACGGCTCCGGCAAGGTCCTGGCCACGGCCAAGCTGGCCGCGCCCACCTCGGACCAGATGGGTTGCTTCAACTGTCATAGCGGCAAGTGGAACAAGGACGGCTCCGGCGTGACCAAGGGTACGGTGGAGAACATCCTGGTCACCCACGATCGCATGAATTCCACCCAGCTGGCCCAGACCCAGGGCGTGGTCGAGTGCACCAGCTGCCACGACGATCCCCTTCAGGGCGCCGAAGGCAACAAGGACAAGCCCAACCTGTCCGCCGCCATCCACGGCGTGCACGCCATCTACATGGCCGGGCGCGGAGCCGAGGACTCCTGCCTCAAGTGCCACCCGCAGTCCACCCTGCGCGGCCGCCACGAGGAAGTGGGCTTCACCTGCACCGACTGCCACGGCATGATCGAGGACCTGAGCATCTCCCTGCTCAAGGCCGAACAGGAACGGGGCGTACCCGGCGCGGGTCGCATCCTGGCCCGGATCACGCCCAGGACCATGTCCAACAAGGAGGCCATCAAGCCCCGCAAGCCGTGGGTGAACGAGCCTGACTGCCTGACCTGCCATGTGGAATTCGGTCCTCCCGAAACCGACTCGGCCTTCAATACCTGGACCGAGAGCGCGGACAAGCTGTTCGCCGCCCGGCGAGACGAGATGGACGCCATGCACTGCGGCGCGTGCCACGGTTCGCCTCACGCCATCTATCCGGCCACGCCGCGCGACAACGTCATGCCCCTGCAGTACATGGACGAGGCCCAGCCTCTGGGCGCTGGCGGCAACTGCACGGTCTGCCACAGGGATTCCATGGAGTACCCGGCCCACCATCCGGGCATGGGACTGGAATAG